One window of the Perca flavescens isolate YP-PL-M2 chromosome 16, PFLA_1.0, whole genome shotgun sequence genome contains the following:
- the rgs3a gene encoding regulator of G-protein signaling 3a isoform X6 yields the protein MVDFSVNYLERAKDMKNRLAFLRRRNESPGSNPASKLDKSMKSVKPTPEEALKWGDSLDKLLTHKYGLAAFRAFLRTEFSEENLEFWLACEEYKKIKSQSKMASKAKKIFAEYIAIQSCKEVNLDSYTRDHTKDNLQNVTRSCFELAQRRIYGLMEKDSYPRFLRSELYVDLINQKKASSTPTSSSS from the exons ATGGTTGATTTCTCAGTGAACTACCTGGAAAG GGCCAAAGACATGAAGAATCGGCTGGCTTTCCTGCGGAGGAGGAATGAATCCCCAGGAAGCAACCCAGCCAGCAAGTTAGACAAATCTATGAAGTCAGTCAA GCCCACCCCAGAGGAAGCACTGAAATGGGGGGACTCACTTGACAAGCTgctcacacacaaat ATGGTCTGGCAGCATTCAGAGCTTTCCTACGCACAGAGTTCAGTGAGGAGAATCTGGAATTCTGGCTAGCATGTGAGGAATACAAGAAGATCAAGTCGCAGTCCAAGATGGCCTCAAAAGCCAAGAAAATCTTTGCAGAATACATCGCTATCCAGTCTTGTAAAgaa GTAAATCTGGATTCGTACACCAGAGATCACACTAAGGACAACCTGCAGAATGTGACACGCTCCTGCTTTGAACTAGCGCAGAGGCGGATATACGGGCTGATGGAGAAGGACTCATACCCCCGCTTCCTGCGCTCAGAACTCTACGTGGACTTAATCAACCAAAAAAAGGCCAGCTCCACTCCGACGTCATCTTCGTCATAA
- the rgs3a gene encoding regulator of G-protein signaling 3a isoform X7: protein MKNRLAFLRRRNESPGSNPASKLDKSMKSVKPTPEEALKWGDSLDKLLTHKYGLAAFRAFLRTEFSEENLEFWLACEEYKKIKSQSKMASKAKKIFAEYIAIQSCKEVNLDSYTRDHTKDNLQNVTRSCFELAQRRIYGLMEKDSYPRFLRSELYVDLINQKKASSTPTSSSS from the exons ATGAAGAATCGGCTGGCTTTCCTGCGGAGGAGGAATGAATCCCCAGGAAGCAACCCAGCCAGCAAGTTAGACAAATCTATGAAGTCAGTCAA GCCCACCCCAGAGGAAGCACTGAAATGGGGGGACTCACTTGACAAGCTgctcacacacaaat ATGGTCTGGCAGCATTCAGAGCTTTCCTACGCACAGAGTTCAGTGAGGAGAATCTGGAATTCTGGCTAGCATGTGAGGAATACAAGAAGATCAAGTCGCAGTCCAAGATGGCCTCAAAAGCCAAGAAAATCTTTGCAGAATACATCGCTATCCAGTCTTGTAAAgaa GTAAATCTGGATTCGTACACCAGAGATCACACTAAGGACAACCTGCAGAATGTGACACGCTCCTGCTTTGAACTAGCGCAGAGGCGGATATACGGGCTGATGGAGAAGGACTCATACCCCCGCTTCCTGCGCTCAGAACTCTACGTGGACTTAATCAACCAAAAAAAGGCCAGCTCCACTCCGACGTCATCTTCGTCATAA